The Arachis ipaensis cultivar K30076 chromosome B07, Araip1.1, whole genome shotgun sequence genome includes a window with the following:
- the LOC107605863 gene encoding ATP-dependent DNA helicase Q-like 4A, translated as MVLIMISNGGRKYHIKGCAGQGGFAQVYKACVNSDPNDVVALKVELVKLTGQKVSSSHILEVYRGSLSQLVKKHRHDTLSLHAAGKHLAKGEASSRVLHHLVVEDFLVEEVKKSDFYGSVSSILKVNDPKVRNLLLGARELY; from the exons atggtccTTATCATGATATCCAACGGCGGGAGGAAGTACCATATCAAAGGTTGCGCTGGACAAGGTGGTTTTGCTCAAGTATACAAGGCCTGTGTCAACAGTGATCCAAATGATGTCGTTGCGCTAAAG GTTGAACTGGTTAAGCTAACTGGGCAGAAGGTCTCATCATCACATATATTAGAAGTCTATCGTGGATCCTTAAGCCAGTTG GTCAAGAAACACCGTCATGATACTTTGAGCCTTCATGCTGCTGGGAAGCATCTAGCTAAGGGTGAGGCTTCTTCCCGAGTATTGCATCATCTTGTTGTAGAGGATTTTCTTGTGGAGGAGGTtaaaaaaagtgatttttatgGATCCGTATCATCAATATTGAAG GTAAATGACCCCAAGGTCCGCAACCTGTTGCTGGGGGCCAGAGAATTATACTGA